One genomic window of Coregonus clupeaformis isolate EN_2021a chromosome 12, ASM2061545v1, whole genome shotgun sequence includes the following:
- the LOC123492067 gene encoding bladder cancer-associated protein: MYCLQWLLPVLLIPKPLNPALWFNHSMFMGFYLLSFLLERKPCTICALVFLAALFLICYSCWGNCFLYHCHDSTLPDSAHDPSIVGT; encoded by the coding sequence ATGTACTGCCTTCAGTGGTTGCTCCCAGTCCTCCTCATCCCGAAACCCCTGAATCCGGCCTTATGGTTCAATCACTCAATGTTCATGGGCTTCTACCTGCTCAGCTTCCTTCTGGAGAGGAAGCCGTGTACCATTTGTGCCTTAGTGTTCCTGGCAGCACTGTTTCTCATCTGCTACAGCTGCTGGGGGAACTGTTTTCTGTACCACTGCCATGACTCCACACTGCCAGACTCTGCACACGACCCCAGCATCGTGGGCACCTAA